Proteins encoded by one window of Chromobacterium violaceum ATCC 12472:
- a CDS encoding glycosyltransferase family 4 protein: MSDFILFTESSPNVGGQELQLMQQMKLLEGAGYRPVLACRPGTRVAEVAEDKGLAILPFRFRNSAHPSTMLGLWRWMAAHRPALAICHSGHDCNNLALAARLLPKRPFLLRSRTYQAGYPSAWTYNRLVDATMLPSECLRQALLRNPAIRPERLHVVYPGIDFARLDLAAERPLPENISAWLAREQGPVLVHAAMLRGEKGHRVLLQALAALREQWPTLRYVIAGEGGERGAIEGEIERLGLRDRVLLAGVVDPIAPLLRRADIVVMPSTYEPLGMSQIESLGLGVPVVASRTGGIPETVSDGVSGLLAAPGDVGEWTQALGRALSDLPGMRAMADAGRHDVRQRFSVEHNLDSILQLAGLPRQARG; this comes from the coding sequence ATGTCGGATTTCATACTTTTCACCGAGTCCTCTCCGAACGTGGGCGGACAGGAACTGCAGTTGATGCAGCAGATGAAGCTGCTGGAGGGCGCGGGCTATCGTCCCGTCTTGGCGTGCCGGCCGGGTACGCGGGTGGCCGAGGTGGCGGAAGACAAGGGACTGGCCATCCTGCCGTTCCGCTTTCGCAACAGCGCGCACCCTTCGACGATGCTGGGCTTGTGGCGCTGGATGGCCGCTCACCGGCCGGCCCTCGCCATTTGCCATAGCGGCCACGATTGCAACAACCTGGCCTTGGCGGCCAGGTTGTTGCCAAAGCGGCCTTTCCTGCTTCGCTCCCGAACCTACCAGGCCGGCTATCCTTCAGCCTGGACCTACAATCGGCTGGTGGACGCGACGATGTTGCCGAGCGAGTGCCTGCGGCAGGCCTTGCTGCGGAATCCCGCGATCCGGCCCGAGCGCCTGCATGTTGTGTATCCCGGCATCGATTTCGCCCGGCTGGACCTGGCGGCCGAACGGCCGCTGCCGGAAAACATTTCCGCCTGGCTGGCCCGGGAGCAGGGGCCGGTGCTGGTGCATGCGGCGATGCTGCGCGGAGAAAAGGGGCACCGGGTCCTGCTGCAGGCATTGGCTGCCTTGCGAGAACAATGGCCGACATTGCGGTACGTGATCGCGGGCGAGGGAGGCGAAAGAGGCGCGATCGAAGGAGAGATCGAGCGGCTGGGGCTGCGGGACCGGGTCCTGCTGGCCGGCGTAGTCGATCCCATCGCGCCGCTGCTCCGGCGCGCCGACATCGTGGTCATGCCGTCCACTTACGAGCCGCTGGGCATGTCGCAGATCGAGTCGCTGGGGTTGGGCGTTCCGGTGGTGGCCAGCCGCACGGGAGGCATCCCGGAAACGGTATCGGATGGCGTGAGCGGTTTGCTCGCGGCGCCGGGCGACGTGGGAGAGTGGACGCAGGCCTTGGGCCGCGCCTTGTCCGACCTGCCCGGAATGCGCGCGATGGCCGATGCGGGACGGCACGATGTCCGGCAGCGGTTTTCAGTCGAGCATAATCTGGACAGCATTCTTCAATTGGCGGGACTGCCGCGCCAAGCGCGCGGATGA
- the msbA gene encoding lipid A export permease/ATP-binding protein MsbA — translation MKDSFKNSWAIYRRLLGYLLGYWKVLLLSMLSMAVAALTEPAVAKLLKPLIDGGFVNKDPQVIMWVPLAIIGIYLIRGLAGFINEYTASWLTGQLVQRLRQQMFAKLVNLPARYYDEHQSGRLMSRITNDVNQVTEAGFNVITVTVRDGLTALGMLGLMLTTDWQLTLICLVVMPAVTYCMRLVGQRLRGLARQNQQHMAQMTQVLAESIQCQRAIKVYGGQEREMARFDHTATSVRRNQVKQSAASAANTGVTQLMIACALAAILYFAGLRAQHGGLTAGDFMVFLTAMLGLFAPVKRISSVSQAMQRGLAAAESVFAFIDEPGEPDDGASALPATRGRLSFDAVSFAYPNVDSPALSGIDLEIQPGETVALVGSSGSGKTTLASLVPRFYEPSAGRLLLDGVPLADIPLRQLRGHIALVSQQVELFNDTVAANIAYGREDASREEIVEAARAANAMEFIEGLPDGLETVIGENGARLSGGQRQRLAIARALLKNAPLLILDEATSALDTQSERLVQAALENLMKNRTTIVIAHRLSTIENADRIVVMHQGRLAEQGRHQALLEQGGLYARLHSLQFSEPQAD, via the coding sequence ATGAAAGATTCGTTCAAGAATAGTTGGGCCATCTACCGGCGGCTGCTGGGCTATCTGCTGGGCTACTGGAAAGTGCTGCTGCTGTCGATGCTGTCGATGGCGGTGGCGGCGCTGACCGAGCCGGCGGTCGCCAAGCTGCTCAAGCCGCTGATAGACGGCGGCTTCGTCAACAAGGATCCGCAGGTGATCATGTGGGTGCCGCTGGCCATCATCGGCATCTACCTGATACGCGGCTTGGCCGGCTTCATCAACGAATACACCGCCAGCTGGCTGACGGGGCAACTGGTGCAGCGGCTCAGGCAGCAGATGTTCGCCAAGCTGGTGAATCTGCCGGCGCGCTATTACGACGAGCACCAGTCCGGCCGGCTGATGTCGCGCATCACCAACGACGTCAACCAGGTGACCGAGGCCGGTTTCAACGTGATCACCGTCACGGTGCGCGACGGCCTGACCGCGCTCGGCATGCTGGGGCTGATGCTGACCACCGACTGGCAGCTGACGCTGATCTGCCTGGTGGTGATGCCGGCGGTCACCTATTGCATGCGGCTGGTCGGGCAGCGCCTGCGCGGCCTGGCGCGCCAGAACCAGCAGCACATGGCGCAGATGACCCAGGTGCTGGCGGAGAGCATCCAGTGCCAGCGCGCGATCAAGGTGTACGGCGGACAAGAGCGCGAGATGGCGCGGTTCGACCACACGGCGACGTCGGTGCGCCGCAACCAGGTCAAGCAGAGCGCCGCGAGCGCCGCCAATACCGGCGTCACGCAGCTGATGATCGCGTGCGCGCTGGCGGCGATTTTGTACTTCGCCGGTCTGCGCGCCCAGCATGGCGGACTGACCGCCGGCGACTTCATGGTGTTCCTGACCGCGATGCTGGGCTTGTTCGCCCCGGTGAAGCGGATTTCCAGCGTATCGCAAGCGATGCAGCGCGGCTTGGCGGCGGCGGAGTCGGTATTCGCCTTCATCGACGAGCCGGGGGAGCCGGACGACGGCGCCAGCGCCTTGCCGGCCACACGCGGCCGGCTGAGCTTCGATGCGGTCAGCTTTGCCTATCCCAATGTCGATAGCCCGGCGCTGTCGGGAATCGACCTGGAAATCCAGCCGGGCGAAACTGTGGCGCTGGTGGGTTCGTCAGGCAGCGGCAAGACCACGCTGGCTAGCCTGGTGCCCCGTTTCTACGAGCCTTCGGCCGGGCGCCTGCTGCTGGACGGCGTGCCATTGGCCGATATCCCGCTGCGGCAACTGCGCGGCCATATCGCGCTGGTCAGCCAGCAGGTGGAGCTGTTCAACGACACGGTGGCGGCCAATATCGCCTATGGCAGGGAAGACGCGTCGCGGGAGGAAATCGTCGAGGCGGCGAGAGCGGCCAATGCGATGGAGTTCATCGAAGGCCTGCCTGATGGGCTGGAAACCGTGATCGGCGAGAACGGCGCCCGGCTGTCAGGCGGGCAGCGCCAGCGGCTGGCGATCGCGCGCGCGCTGCTGAAGAATGCGCCGCTGCTGATCCTGGACGAGGCGACCTCGGCGCTGGATACCCAGTCGGAGCGGCTGGTGCAGGCGGCGCTGGAAAACCTGATGAAGAACCGCACCACCATCGTCATCGCGCACCGGCTGTCCACCATCGAGAACGCCGACCGCATCGTGGTGATGCACCAGGGCCGTCTGGCCGAACAGGGGCGCCACCAGGCGCTGCTGGAGCAAGGCGGCTTGTACGCCAGGCTGCACAGCCTGCAGTTCAGCGAGCCGCAGGCGGACTGA
- a CDS encoding type IV pilus assembly protein FimV, protein MDVFTALASSLALMLVYYSLRQFWRHMRYTKPVQRGIDPVGEAEVFLAYGRTREAVRVLKDSLKDDPDNLHAKVALLRAYSNARDSKAYVSLARDVHPQVQGQPVWHTIRENGRELAPQEPLFSKR, encoded by the coding sequence ATGGATGTCTTTACGGCACTGGCCAGCAGCCTGGCCCTGATGCTCGTCTATTATTCGTTGCGCCAGTTCTGGCGCCATATGCGTTACACCAAACCCGTCCAGCGCGGCATCGACCCAGTCGGAGAGGCCGAAGTCTTTCTGGCCTATGGCCGTACCCGCGAAGCCGTTCGCGTTCTGAAAGATTCCCTGAAGGACGATCCCGACAATCTGCACGCCAAAGTGGCCCTGCTGCGCGCCTACTCCAATGCCCGCGACAGCAAGGCCTATGTGTCGCTGGCGCGCGATGTCCATCCCCAGGTGCAAGGCCAGCCGGTCTGGCACACGATACGGGAAAACGGCCGCGAGCTGGCGCCGCAGGAACCGCTGTTCTCCAAACGTTGA
- the aroB gene encoding 3-dehydroquinate synthase, with amino-acid sequence MITLDLILPDTRYPIHIGHGLLEQVDLLLPHLPLPKAAIVSNATVAPLYLQRLQQALEARGVACSSVVLPDGEQHKDWQTLNLIFDALLSGNAERKTTLIALGGGVIGDMTGFAAACYQRGAPFIQIPTTLLAQVDSSVGGKTAINHPLGKNMIGAFYQPKAVIADMELLATLPDRELSAGLAEVIKYGLLGDAGFLAWLEANMAKLRARDGDALQYAVKRSCEMKAAIVAEDEKENGVRALLNLGHTFGHAIEAGMGYGAWLHGEAVAAGMVLAAAASAELGWIGRDEAERVRRLIAAAGLPVKAPSMPTEQWLNLMSHDKKVEAGTVRFVLLRELGQAVIKSGLDTALLDKILRENS; translated from the coding sequence GTGATCACCCTCGACCTGATCCTGCCCGACACCCGATACCCGATACACATTGGCCACGGACTTCTGGAACAGGTCGACCTGCTGCTACCCCACCTGCCGCTGCCCAAGGCGGCCATCGTCAGCAACGCCACCGTGGCCCCGCTGTACCTGCAGCGGCTGCAACAGGCGCTGGAAGCGCGCGGCGTGGCCTGCTCCAGCGTAGTGCTGCCCGACGGCGAGCAGCACAAGGACTGGCAGACGCTCAACCTGATCTTCGACGCGCTGCTGTCCGGCAACGCCGAGCGCAAGACCACGCTGATCGCGCTGGGCGGAGGCGTGATCGGCGACATGACCGGCTTCGCCGCCGCCTGCTACCAGCGCGGCGCGCCCTTCATCCAGATTCCCACCACGCTGCTCGCCCAGGTGGACTCCTCGGTCGGCGGCAAGACCGCGATCAACCACCCGCTGGGCAAGAACATGATAGGCGCCTTCTACCAGCCCAAAGCGGTGATCGCGGACATGGAGCTGCTCGCCACGCTGCCCGACCGCGAACTATCGGCCGGCTTGGCCGAGGTGATCAAATACGGCCTGCTCGGCGACGCCGGCTTCCTCGCCTGGCTGGAAGCCAATATGGCCAAGCTGCGCGCGCGCGACGGCGACGCGCTGCAGTACGCGGTGAAACGCAGCTGCGAAATGAAGGCCGCCATCGTCGCCGAGGACGAAAAGGAAAACGGCGTTCGCGCGCTCCTGAACCTGGGCCATACCTTCGGCCACGCCATCGAGGCGGGCATGGGCTACGGCGCCTGGCTGCACGGCGAAGCGGTGGCTGCCGGCATGGTTCTGGCCGCGGCGGCGTCCGCCGAGCTCGGCTGGATCGGCCGGGACGAGGCCGAACGCGTGCGTCGGCTGATCGCCGCCGCCGGACTGCCGGTCAAGGCGCCCTCCATGCCAACCGAACAATGGCTGAACCTGATGAGCCACGACAAGAAGGTGGAGGCGGGCACCGTGCGCTTCGTATTGTTGCGCGAGCTGGGCCAGGCCGTGATAAAGTCGGGGTTGGACACCGCCTTGCTGGACAAGATTCTGCGCGAAAACAGCTGA
- the aroK gene encoding shikimate kinase AroK codes for MPAMEKLAGNFFLVGLMGAGKTTVGRALARRTGKTFYDSDQEIEARTGVRVATIFDIEGEMRFRNREACVIRDLAQQRDIVLATGGGAVLREENRKVLASHGTVIYLRASIDDLLARTQHDKNRPLLQIADPRAKLESLFNERDPFYREIADIIIDTTQQNVNLLVGRLVDQLLDSPHHPKETD; via the coding sequence ATGCCTGCCATGGAGAAACTGGCAGGCAACTTTTTTCTGGTCGGTCTGATGGGCGCGGGCAAGACCACGGTGGGCAGAGCGCTGGCGCGCCGCACCGGCAAAACGTTCTACGACTCCGACCAGGAGATCGAGGCGCGCACCGGCGTGCGCGTGGCCACCATCTTCGACATCGAAGGCGAAATGCGCTTCCGCAACCGCGAGGCCTGCGTGATCCGCGACCTGGCCCAGCAGCGCGACATCGTGCTCGCCACCGGCGGCGGCGCTGTGCTGCGCGAGGAAAACCGCAAGGTGCTGGCCAGCCACGGCACAGTGATCTACCTGCGCGCCTCGATAGACGACCTTCTGGCCCGCACCCAGCACGACAAGAACCGTCCGCTGCTGCAGATCGCCGACCCTCGCGCCAAACTGGAAAGCCTGTTCAACGAGCGCGATCCGTTTTACCGCGAAATCGCCGACATCATCATCGACACCACCCAGCAGAACGTCAATCTGCTGGTCGGCCGTCTGGTCGACCAGTTGTTGGACTCCCCGCACCATCCCAAGGAAACCGACTAG